In one window of Haloimpatiens sp. FM7315 DNA:
- a CDS encoding CCA tRNA nucleotidyltransferase, whose amino-acid sequence MGIFNLLSKDEKETLEILIKFFRINGIRAYLIGGAVRDGMLNVKPKDIDICVEVELIDFIKNIPNVKNIKYYSKFGTSTLEFYNGIKIDIIRCRKEKYEYYGALPIVKPSNIVDDILRRDFTINSLAYDLIEDKLLDICGGMKDIDNKCIRTLTSFSYFEDPTRIFRAVRYSGRYKFTIIGEEQIRNCLRKGVLSSLSNDRIIKEMLLISKEDNWVEMCKICNRIDLIKFNLNFLGRSNYLYNYDNVDLRICNIYLSTEDLRLKEAIENNSVLPREIKEGLKKFKPFAEKLSKCDSNYQIYDLLKNLNEIYFMVFAWDRKLIYKVINYKNMQNLKMNIKAKDIMDKGFKEGKIIGYVLNYIKKVGLNMNMPLSNNYFINNIGEILHGIENKNK is encoded by the coding sequence ATGGGTATATTTAATTTATTAAGCAAAGATGAAAAAGAAACCCTTGAAATACTTATAAAATTTTTTAGAATAAATGGTATACGAGCTTATTTAATTGGTGGAGCTGTTAGAGATGGAATGCTTAATGTAAAACCAAAAGATATAGATATCTGTGTAGAGGTTGAATTAATAGATTTTATAAAAAATATACCAAATGTAAAGAATATAAAATATTACTCAAAATTTGGTACCTCTACTTTGGAATTCTATAATGGTATTAAAATTGATATAATAAGATGTAGAAAAGAAAAATACGAATATTATGGAGCATTACCTATTGTTAAGCCATCTAATATAGTTGATGATATACTAAGAAGGGACTTTACAATAAATTCTTTAGCTTATGATTTAATTGAGGACAAGTTGTTAGACATTTGTGGCGGAATGAAAGATATAGACAATAAATGTATTAGAACGTTAACATCCTTTTCTTATTTTGAAGATCCTACTAGGATATTTAGAGCGGTGAGATATTCTGGTAGATATAAATTTACTATTATTGGAGAAGAACAAATAAGGAATTGTCTTAGAAAAGGTGTACTTTCTAGTTTAAGCAATGATAGAATAATAAAGGAAATGTTATTGATATCAAAGGAAGACAATTGGGTTGAAATGTGTAAAATTTGTAATAGAATTGATTTGATTAAATTTAACTTAAATTTTTTAGGAAGAAGTAATTATTTATACAATTATGATAATGTTGATTTAAGAATTTGTAACATTTATTTGAGTACTGAAGATTTAAGGTTAAAAGAAGCTATTGAAAATAATTCGGTTTTACCAAGGGAAATAAAAGAAGGGTTAAAAAAATTTAAACCTTTTGCAGAAAAACTAAGTAAATGTGATTCCAATTACCAGATATACGATTTGTTAAAGAATTTAAATGAAATTTATTTTATGGTATTCGCTTGGGATAGAAAACTCATATATAAGGTAATTAATTATAAAAACATGCAAAATTTAAAAATGAATATAAAAGCTAAGGATATAATGGATAAAGGATTTAAAGAAGGAAAAATCATAGGATATGTGTTAAATTATATAAAGAAAGTAGGATTAAACATGAATATGCCCTTAAGCAATAATTATTTTATCAACAATATAGGAGAGATATTACATGGTATTGAAAATAAAAATAAATAA
- a CDS encoding radical SAM protein gives MKRNLNIMIKPSSSKCNLQCKYCFYNSISNIRYCKDYGFMKEETIRTIVKKAKEYCNGGICTIGFQGGEPLLIGMKFYYNLVGEIENNNNGTKFNLNIQTNGTLLDEKWAEFFKDYNFLVGISLDGIKEINDIYRIDLQCKSTFYKVIKGIDYLKKYNVEFNILTVVTDELLSKVEDVYKFYKKNNFKYLQFIPYLPPLKNDNRKHIKNLLTADVYAKFLIKLFDMWYEDFKDNDYVSIKLYDNILRLFLGYDYEACEMRGMCSCQNIIESDGTLFPCDFYTYEKYVIGNILNESFEDIVHSNTTKDFINESLYLNNKCYECKYNIVCRGGCKIYRNKDGLNSLCESYYKFYDYSLDKFKELSTLLNKNI, from the coding sequence TTGAAAAGAAATTTAAATATAATGATAAAGCCGTCTTCTAGTAAGTGCAATTTACAGTGCAAATACTGTTTTTATAATTCCATTTCCAATATTAGATATTGTAAAGATTATGGTTTTATGAAAGAGGAAACAATAAGAACTATAGTGAAAAAAGCTAAAGAGTATTGTAATGGTGGAATCTGTACCATTGGATTTCAAGGAGGAGAACCTCTTTTAATAGGAATGAAATTTTATTACAATTTAGTCGGTGAAATCGAAAATAATAATAATGGTACAAAATTCAATTTAAATATTCAAACAAATGGGACTTTATTAGATGAAAAATGGGCTGAGTTTTTTAAAGATTACAACTTTCTAGTAGGTATTTCCTTAGATGGGATAAAAGAAATAAATGATATATACAGGATAGATCTACAATGTAAAAGCACTTTTTATAAGGTAATTAAAGGAATAGATTATTTAAAAAAATACAATGTGGAATTTAATATTTTAACTGTTGTAACTGATGAATTACTTAGCAAAGTTGAAGATGTATATAAATTCTATAAGAAAAATAATTTTAAATACCTTCAATTTATTCCTTATTTACCGCCCTTAAAAAATGATAACAGAAAACACATTAAAAATTTATTAACTGCAGATGTTTATGCCAAGTTTCTTATAAAACTCTTTGATATGTGGTATGAGGATTTCAAAGATAACGATTATGTTAGTATAAAGCTATATGATAATATTCTAAGGCTTTTTTTAGGGTACGACTATGAAGCTTGTGAGATGAGAGGAATGTGTTCATGCCAAAATATTATTGAAAGTGATGGAACTTTATTCCCCTGTGATTTTTATACTTATGAAAAATATGTTATAGGTAATATCTTAAATGAAAGCTTTGAAGATATAGTACATAGTAATACTACTAAAGATTTTATAAATGAATCACTTTATTTAAATAATAAGTGTTATGAGTGTAAATATAATATAGTATGCAGGGGCGGTTGCAAAATATATAGAAATAAAGATGGTCTAAATAGTTTATGTGAGTCATATTATAAATTTTATGATTATTCTCTAGATAAATTTAAAGAATTATCAACGTTACTTAATAAAAATATTTGA
- a CDS encoding sulfatase translates to MMNILYIHTHDSGRIISPYGYAVPTPNMKKFASDATIFTESYCAAPTCSPSRAALLTSTYPHQNGMLGLAQRGFSIDYNKHIVNYLNNNGFHTVLCGIQHEAGWYLDNSKGPEKIGYKENLTSSSDGYEQEELIYWDKKNADSLVNWIENYDKKKPFFISYGMYSTHRRYPKHIDEEINENMIRPPHPLPNNSETRKDHARYMTSVKSADQCFEKVIESLKKSNFYEDTIIIFTTDHGLANPFCKCTLFDSGIGVSLIIRVPNSKSKGKVVENLVSHIDVFPTLCDLLKLEKPDYLEGTSFAKSFEDNKAKTREEVFAEVTFHTSYEPIRCIRTERYKYIRYYDYNYLKINKSNIDESLSKNYFLDNDLENQVKYEEALYDLYYDVGERNNLIDNSKYESVKLKLRERLDKHLVDTKDEILNGDIPIKNEWKVNKKECTIASSKDKNDYVNLGK, encoded by the coding sequence ATGATGAATATTTTATATATACATACTCATGATTCAGGTAGAATAATATCTCCTTATGGTTATGCAGTACCAACGCCAAATATGAAAAAGTTTGCAAGTGATGCTACTATTTTCACAGAAAGTTATTGTGCAGCACCAACATGTTCACCTTCAAGGGCAGCACTTCTTACAAGTACATATCCTCATCAAAATGGAATGCTTGGTCTTGCTCAACGTGGATTCTCAATAGACTATAATAAACACATAGTGAATTATTTAAATAACAATGGGTTTCACACGGTTCTATGCGGAATTCAACATGAAGCGGGATGGTATCTAGATAATAGTAAAGGACCAGAAAAAATAGGTTACAAAGAAAACTTAACCTCTAGTAGTGATGGTTATGAGCAAGAAGAGTTGATTTATTGGGATAAAAAAAATGCAGATAGTCTGGTTAATTGGATAGAGAATTATGATAAAAAGAAGCCTTTTTTTATTTCTTATGGTATGTATTCAACTCATAGAAGGTATCCAAAGCATATTGATGAAGAGATAAATGAAAATATGATAAGGCCTCCGCATCCACTTCCTAATAACTCAGAAACTAGAAAAGACCATGCAAGATATATGACAAGTGTTAAAAGTGCAGATCAGTGTTTTGAAAAAGTAATTGAGAGTTTAAAGAAAAGTAATTTTTATGAAGATACAATAATAATATTTACAACAGATCATGGACTTGCCAATCCCTTTTGTAAATGTACACTTTTTGATAGCGGTATTGGTGTGAGTTTAATAATAAGAGTTCCAAATTCAAAATCAAAAGGGAAGGTTGTAGAAAATTTAGTTTCACACATAGATGTATTTCCAACACTTTGTGATTTATTAAAGCTAGAAAAACCTGATTATTTAGAAGGGACTTCTTTTGCTAAATCTTTTGAGGACAATAAAGCAAAAACCAGAGAGGAAGTTTTTGCAGAAGTAACTTTTCACACTTCCTATGAACCAATTAGGTGCATTAGAACAGAAAGATATAAGTACATAAGATATTATGATTATAACTATCTAAAAATCAACAAGTCTAATATAGATGAGTCATTATCTAAAAATTATTTTTTAGATAATGATTTGGAAAATCAAGTTAAATATGAAGAAGCATTATATGATTTGTATTATGATGTTGGTGAAAGAAATAATCTTATCGATAATTCAAAATATGAATCTGTAAAACTAAAACTTAGAGAGAGGCTTGATAAACACTTAGTTGATACTAAAGACGAAATATTAAATGGAGATATTCCCATAAAAAATGAATGGAAAGTAAATAAGAAGGAATGTACTATAGCAAGCTCTAAAGATAAGAATGATTATGTAAATTTAGGAAAATAG
- a CDS encoding TSUP family transporter: MGDYNLNVISILSSITVFSMSVVSIIKQIKYGININYKRTILIALGSILGGLLGEKILKAVLCFADKKVIVVIQNSILAVLLFSIYIYMNNRKKFKSYSFSNLMFCILIGGFLGMIASFLSIGGGPINVCFFTLFFNGA; encoded by the coding sequence TTGGGGGACTATAATTTAAATGTAATAAGTATATTATCATCTATTACAGTATTTTCTATGTCAGTAGTATCTATAATAAAACAAATTAAATATGGCATTAACATAAATTATAAAAGGACAATACTTATTGCCTTAGGATCAATTCTAGGAGGTTTATTAGGTGAGAAAATTTTAAAAGCTGTGTTATGTTTTGCTGATAAAAAAGTTATAGTTGTAATACAAAATTCCATACTAGCAGTTTTGCTTTTCAGTATATACATATATATGAATAATAGAAAAAAGTTTAAAAGTTATAGTTTTAGTAATTTAATGTTTTGTATCCTTATCGGTGGTTTTTTGGGTATGATAGCTTCATTTTTAAGCATTGGAGGTGGACCGATTAATGTTTGCTTTTTTACACTTTTTTTCAATGGCGCCTAA
- a CDS encoding D-alanyl-D-alanine carboxypeptidase family protein, with amino-acid sequence MNTKEVLFEKNAYDVTAIASTTKIMTALVALNYGNIKNKINISNNSASIRGSTVGYKKGEQIAMEELLYGLMLRSGNDAAIAIAEGIAGSIDKFCEIMNEYAYSIGATNSHFESPHGLDSNYHYSTAYDLALITCKAKEIKEFNEIVSCKSISSKDKDFTRSYNNINKILWRIPEANGVKTGYTGNAGKCLVTSLRIDDREIVIVVINSPTRWEETQKIYSFIKENYNYTKIANKNEILKTTIIDNKQTLNLVADKDIIIPIKKDVKFKKHIIINKDLNDKSIKKGDSIGRLILLDEDGKILYKTILVSDRNYTYRTKSIPKRLLKYFKNK; translated from the coding sequence ATGAATACTAAAGAAGTATTATTTGAAAAGAATGCTTACGATGTGACTGCAATAGCAAGTACCACTAAGATAATGACAGCTCTTGTAGCTTTAAATTACGGAAATATAAAAAATAAAATAAATATTTCAAATAATTCAGCAAGTATTCGTGGATCTACTGTAGGTTATAAAAAAGGGGAACAAATTGCCATGGAAGAATTATTATATGGACTTATGCTAAGGTCAGGAAATGATGCAGCTATAGCCATAGCAGAAGGTATAGCTGGATCAATAGATAAATTTTGTGAAATTATGAATGAGTATGCATATTCAATAGGAGCTACAAATTCACATTTTGAATCCCCACATGGTTTAGATAGTAATTATCATTATTCAACTGCTTATGATTTAGCCTTAATAACTTGTAAAGCTAAAGAGATAAAAGAATTTAATGAGATAGTAAGTTGCAAAAGTATCAGTTCAAAAGATAAAGATTTTACAAGAAGTTATAATAATATAAATAAAATATTATGGAGGATACCTGAAGCTAATGGTGTTAAAACTGGATATACTGGAAATGCAGGGAAGTGCCTAGTAACATCATTGAGAATAGATGACAGGGAAATAGTAATTGTGGTTATCAATTCGCCTACAAGGTGGGAAGAAACCCAGAAAATTTATTCTTTTATAAAAGAAAATTATAATTATACGAAAATAGCAAATAAAAATGAAATTTTAAAGACAACAATAATAGATAATAAACAAACTCTAAATTTAGTGGCAGATAAAGATATAATAATACCAATAAAGAAAGATGTAAAATTTAAAAAGCATATTATAATTAATAAGGATTTAAATGATAAATCAATAAAGAAAGGTGATAGTATTGGTAGGCTAATTTTACTAGATGAAGATGGGAAAATACTATATAAAACCATATTAGTTTCAGATAGAAATTATACTTATAGGACTAAAAGTATTCCTAAAAGACTTCTTAAGTATTTTAAGAATAAATAA
- a CDS encoding DUF2953 domain-containing protein, with amino-acid sequence MQYGFEEAHNTALFYGVIQSFIPFINKLLLNFFNFKKIKYNIYPCFNEELIHFKIDSIIYVNIVKIIYMAIKLFNKIKSSKY; translated from the coding sequence TTGCAATACGGTTTTGAAGAAGCACATAATACTGCTCTTTTTTATGGAGTAATACAGTCCTTTATACCATTTATTAATAAACTACTACTTAATTTCTTTAATTTTAAAAAAATTAAGTATAATATCTATCCATGTTTCAATGAGGAGTTAATTCATTTTAAAATTGACAGTATAATTTATGTAAATATAGTGAAAATTATATATATGGCAATTAAATTATTTAATAAAATTAAAAGCTCTAAATATTAA
- the scpB gene encoding SMC-Scp complex subunit ScpB, with translation MEQIEMSVVSRKNKMFSIIESLLFASGEPLKIKHISNILGSNVNLIGDVLEDMNKLYEDEARGIKLIKIEDSYQLVTKPDNSQYLQKLLNVNSKHSLSQAALETLSIIAYKQPVTRIEIEEIRGVKCDKAVTNLIEKDLIKECGRKDVPGRPILYATSDEFLKHFGLESLDKLPNLDKFTAELEDSYEKEEI, from the coding sequence ATGGAACAAATTGAAATGAGTGTTGTATCTAGAAAGAATAAAATGTTTTCAATAATCGAATCCTTATTATTTGCAAGTGGTGAACCATTGAAAATTAAGCACATATCGAATATATTGGGGAGTAATGTAAATCTTATAGGTGATGTGCTTGAGGATATGAATAAATTATATGAAGATGAAGCTAGAGGAATAAAATTAATAAAAATAGAGGATTCATATCAATTAGTAACTAAGCCTGATAATAGCCAGTATTTGCAAAAACTTTTAAATGTAAATTCAAAACATTCATTATCCCAAGCCGCGCTAGAGACACTGTCAATAATTGCATATAAACAACCTGTAACTAGAATTGAAATTGAAGAAATAAGAGGGGTTAAATGTGATAAAGCTGTTACAAATTTAATAGAAAAAGATTTAATCAAAGAATGTGGAAGAAAAGATGTTCCTGGTAGACCAATATTGTATGCAACAAGTGATGAGTTCTTAAAGCATTTTGGTTTAGAAAGTTTGGATAAATTGCCTAATTTAGATAAGTTTACTGCTGAATTAGAAGATTCATATGAAAAAGAGGAGATTTAA
- the ytfJ gene encoding GerW family sporulation protein, whose protein sequence is MENNPIEDFMKTTMENIKDMVDVNTIVGTPIESKDGSLVLPISKVSFGFVTGGSQFSPSKNNGDAKDHPFGGGSGAGVTVKPVAFLVLRENSLRLLSLDQKNIYEKLIDSMPQFMDTLKDMSNLKSKKIKRMKKRRYN, encoded by the coding sequence ATGGAAAACAATCCTATAGAAGATTTTATGAAAACAACAATGGAAAATATAAAAGATATGGTAGATGTAAACACAATAGTAGGTACACCGATAGAATCAAAAGATGGCTCTTTAGTTTTACCAATATCAAAAGTTTCCTTCGGATTTGTAACTGGTGGAAGCCAGTTTTCGCCATCAAAAAATAATGGTGATGCAAAAGATCACCCTTTTGGCGGAGGTTCTGGAGCTGGAGTTACAGTCAAACCTGTGGCTTTTCTTGTACTTAGAGAAAACTCACTACGTCTTTTGTCTTTAGACCAAAAGAACATCTATGAGAAACTTATTGATTCCATGCCGCAATTTATGGATACCTTAAAAGATATGTCAAATTTAAAAAGCAAAAAAATAAAGAGGATGAAAAAGAGGAGATATAATTAA